In Streptomyces sp. P3, one DNA window encodes the following:
- a CDS encoding DEAD/DEAH box helicase, producing the protein MRAPRGRFSVSRSARTNDRFRPQGRGRPGAAPGGGGRRPAAPQGEFAPPDTITPALPAVATFGELDLPAELLTTLTELGVHEPFPIQAATLPNSLAGRDVLGRGRTGSGKTLAFGLALLVRTAGQRAEARKPLALVLVPTRELAQQVTDALTPYARLLKLRLATVVGGMSIGRQAGALRAGAEVVVATPGRLADLVERKDCRLDRVKITVLDEADQMADMGFMPQVTELLDQVRPDGQRMLFSATLDRNIDLLVRQYLHDPVVHSVDPSAGTVTTMEHHVLHVHGADKYAAATEIAARDGRVLMFLDTKHAVDQFTKHLLGSGVKAAALHGGKSQPQRTRTLAQFKTGHVTVLVATNVAARGIHIDDLDLVVNVDPPGDHKDYLHRGGRTARAGESGSVVTLVLPNQRRDMARLLSDAGVRPQITQVRSGEAELSRITGAQAPSGVPLPGSGSATERPKRGGAPFRGMGARPGRAGGDSRRSAEARQIAEARKAARIRRGA; encoded by the coding sequence ATGCGTGCCCCTCGAGGAAGGTTCTCCGTGAGCCGTTCAGCTCGCACGAACGACCGTTTCCGGCCGCAGGGCCGGGGTCGCCCCGGTGCCGCTCCGGGGGGCGGCGGACGCCGTCCCGCCGCACCACAGGGGGAGTTCGCGCCGCCGGACACCATCACCCCGGCACTTCCCGCCGTCGCGACCTTCGGTGAACTGGACCTGCCCGCCGAACTGCTGACCACGCTCACCGAGCTCGGTGTGCACGAGCCGTTCCCGATCCAGGCCGCCACCCTGCCCAACTCCCTGGCGGGGCGCGACGTCCTGGGCCGTGGACGGACCGGATCGGGCAAGACGCTCGCCTTCGGCCTGGCGCTTCTGGTGCGCACGGCGGGACAGCGCGCCGAGGCGCGCAAGCCGCTGGCCCTGGTCCTCGTCCCGACGCGCGAACTGGCCCAGCAGGTCACCGACGCGCTCACCCCGTACGCCCGGTTGCTGAAGCTGCGGCTCGCCACGGTGGTCGGCGGCATGTCGATCGGCCGGCAGGCCGGTGCACTGCGCGCCGGGGCCGAGGTCGTCGTCGCGACGCCGGGCCGCCTCGCGGACCTCGTCGAGCGCAAGGACTGCCGCCTGGACCGGGTGAAGATCACCGTCCTCGACGAGGCCGACCAGATGGCCGACATGGGCTTCATGCCCCAGGTCACCGAACTCCTGGACCAGGTACGCCCCGACGGCCAGCGCATGCTGTTCTCGGCCACGCTGGACCGCAACATCGACCTCCTGGTCCGCCAGTACCTCCATGACCCGGTCGTGCACTCGGTCGACCCCTCGGCGGGCACGGTCACCACGATGGAGCACCACGTGCTGCACGTCCACGGCGCCGACAAGTACGCCGCCGCCACCGAGATCGCCGCGCGCGACGGACGCGTGCTCATGTTCCTGGACACCAAGCACGCGGTGGACCAGTTCACCAAACACCTGCTGGGCAGCGGCGTGAAGGCCGCGGCACTGCACGGCGGCAAGTCACAGCCCCAGCGCACCCGCACCCTGGCCCAGTTCAAGACCGGTCATGTGACGGTGCTGGTGGCAACCAACGTCGCGGCCCGGGGCATCCACATCGACGACCTCGACCTCGTCGTCAACGTGGACCCGCCCGGCGACCACAAGGACTATCTGCACCGCGGCGGACGTACCGCCCGCGCCGGCGAGTCGGGCAGCGTGGTCACACTGGTGCTGCCCAACCAGCGCCGGGACATGGCCCGCCTCCTGTCCGACGCGGGCGTCAGGCCGCAGATCACGCAGGTCCGTTCGGGCGAGGCCGAGCTGAGCCGCATCACCGGCGCCCAGGCCCCCTCCGGCGTCCCGCTCCCCGGCAGCGGATCGGCCACCGAGCGACCGAAGCGGGGCGGGGCCCCCTTCCGCGGCATGGGCGCCCGGCCCGGGAGGGCAGGCGGCGACTCCCGCCGGTCCGCCGAGGCACGCCAGATCGCCGAGGCGCGCAAGGCGGCCCGGATCCGTCGCGGCGCATAG
- a CDS encoding cold-shock protein, with protein MATGTVKWFNSEKGFGFIEQDGGGPDVFAHYSNIATQGFRELQEGQKVNFDVTQGQKGPQAENITPA; from the coding sequence ATGGCTACTGGCACCGTCAAGTGGTTCAACTCGGAAAAGGGCTTCGGCTTCATCGAGCAGGACGGCGGCGGCCCCGACGTCTTCGCCCACTACTCGAACATCGCCACCCAGGGCTTCCGTGAGCTCCAGGAAGGCCAGAAGGTGAACTTCGACGTCACGCAGGGCCAGAAGGGCCCGCAGGCGGAGAACATCACTCCCGCCTGA
- a CDS encoding AraC family transcriptional regulator has product MRTDPVIVLPPGGHELLIDRLPAPHLTLHVTLLDDVTVAAQTCPVRGPHRHAYHELFWSRTGTGVHVVDGERTVVGPGTVLVLGRGPVHFLEQARELTGAVVRFGAELLHDGLPTRSYPGRLLGAQDRPVVNVPPGDTVHLDAVIGALAAETRRPLASRGDDVQRHLLLSLLGWIGRWYDHDESDVPGGNADADVHLYQRFNALLEHDFARHHDVRHYARALGVSESVLWRAVSSVTGSSTRTLIIERVMLEAARLLRFTDLAVGQVAHEVGVRDRLYFSRAFKRQYGTPPRAYRERFHGMTDDGGA; this is encoded by the coding sequence TTGCGCACCGACCCCGTCATCGTCCTGCCGCCGGGCGGGCATGAGCTCCTGATCGACCGGCTGCCTGCGCCGCACCTCACGCTTCACGTAACGCTGCTGGACGACGTGACCGTGGCCGCCCAGACCTGCCCTGTCCGTGGCCCGCACCGGCACGCTTACCACGAACTCTTCTGGAGCCGAACCGGCACTGGTGTGCATGTGGTGGACGGTGAGCGCACGGTCGTTGGTCCCGGGACGGTGCTGGTGCTCGGCCGGGGGCCGGTGCACTTCCTGGAGCAGGCGAGGGAACTGACCGGCGCGGTGGTCCGCTTCGGCGCCGAGTTGCTGCATGACGGACTGCCCACTCGCTCGTACCCCGGCCGCCTGCTCGGTGCCCAGGACCGGCCCGTGGTGAACGTTCCGCCGGGCGACACCGTGCACCTCGACGCCGTGATCGGGGCACTTGCCGCAGAGACCCGGCGCCCGTTGGCCAGCCGCGGCGACGATGTCCAACGGCACCTGCTGCTGTCGTTGTTGGGTTGGATCGGCCGCTGGTATGACCACGACGAGTCGGACGTCCCCGGCGGCAACGCCGACGCCGACGTGCATCTGTATCAGCGCTTCAACGCCCTTCTGGAACACGACTTCGCCCGCCACCACGATGTCCGCCACTACGCCCGCGCACTGGGTGTCTCCGAAAGCGTCCTGTGGCGTGCCGTGTCCAGCGTGACCGGAAGTTCCACCCGCACTCTGATCATCGAGCGCGTGATGCTGGAGGCCGCCCGCCTCCTGCGCTTCACCGATCTGGCAGTGGGTCAGGTCGCCCACGAGGTCGGCGTCCGCGATCGCCTTTACTTCTCCCGCGCCTTCAAGCGCCAGTACGGGACACCGCCGCGGGCTTATCGCGAGCGGTTCCATGGGATGACGGACGACGGCGGGGCGTAG
- a CDS encoding GAF domain-containing protein — protein sequence MASNLYPFGAVSVGEAPERDDALVSAVVGAAELTGAHTGSVFLLSGDHRSLVVAASCGSPPSLLSGWRRIPVNSGLPVAEAYHSGRMVHLAGAEETMRRFPQLSVALPSPFGSASVPVRAGERTFGTMAVAWTARPDGTGLSAATGTTSSPPATRSR from the coding sequence GTGGCATCGAACTTGTACCCGTTCGGCGCCGTAAGTGTCGGCGAAGCGCCCGAGCGCGACGACGCGCTGGTCAGTGCCGTCGTCGGTGCCGCGGAGCTGACCGGAGCGCATACCGGAAGCGTGTTTCTGCTCTCCGGCGACCACCGCTCGCTCGTAGTGGCCGCGTCGTGCGGGTCGCCGCCCTCCCTGCTCAGCGGGTGGCGTCGGATCCCGGTGAACAGCGGTCTGCCAGTGGCGGAGGCGTACCACTCCGGGCGCATGGTCCATCTGGCCGGCGCGGAGGAGACGATGCGGCGCTTCCCGCAACTCTCGGTCGCCCTGCCCTCCCCGTTCGGCTCTGCATCGGTCCCTGTACGGGCGGGCGAGCGGACCTTCGGCACCATGGCCGTGGCGTGGACGGCCAGGCCGGACGGGACAGGGTTGTCGGCGGCGACTGGTACGACGTCATCCCCACCGGCGACGAGGTCGCGCTGA
- the mltG gene encoding endolytic transglycosylase MltG, whose translation MQMNTPPPSTIRLTRRGRLVLIATGAVVAGTAVAVPLLSVEAPQEKAAKAPPTLVVPEGWRASQVYEAVDKALALAPGTTRKALPGAGLKLPNDAAGNPEGYLFPATYPLDKKSTPRTLLTYMVDTANKRFNGAPVAAGAQRNALNVYQAVTVASLVQAEAATKADMGKVARVVYNRLERGMPLQMDSTINYALNRSTLKTTGSDTRIESPYNSYQRMGLPPTPIDNPGEEAMRAAISPTPGDWLYFVTVRPGDTRFTSSFVEHQRNVAEFDRGRQAPRKSPRSNPAQTPRATSAAAG comes from the coding sequence ATGCAGATGAACACTCCGCCACCGAGCACGATTCGACTGACGCGCCGGGGCCGTCTCGTCCTCATCGCGACCGGAGCCGTCGTGGCCGGCACCGCCGTGGCGGTGCCGCTGCTGAGCGTCGAGGCGCCGCAGGAGAAGGCGGCCAAGGCGCCGCCGACCCTGGTCGTTCCCGAGGGCTGGCGGGCGAGCCAGGTCTACGAGGCCGTGGACAAGGCGCTCGCGCTGGCCCCCGGCACCACCAGAAAGGCGCTGCCGGGGGCCGGTCTGAAACTGCCGAACGATGCCGCGGGCAACCCCGAGGGCTATCTCTTCCCGGCGACCTACCCCCTGGACAAGAAGTCGACGCCGCGGACGCTGCTCACCTACATGGTCGACACCGCGAACAAGAGGTTCAACGGAGCACCCGTCGCGGCCGGCGCCCAGCGCAACGCCCTGAACGTCTATCAGGCGGTCACCGTCGCCAGCCTCGTCCAGGCCGAGGCCGCCACCAAGGCGGACATGGGCAAGGTGGCCCGGGTCGTCTACAACCGCCTCGAGCGCGGCATGCCGTTGCAGATGGACTCGACCATCAACTACGCGCTGAACCGCTCCACCCTGAAGACGACCGGGAGCGACACCCGTATCGAGAGCCCCTACAACTCCTACCAGCGCATGGGTCTGCCGCCGACCCCGATCGACAACCCGGGGGAGGAGGCGATGCGCGCCGCCATCAGCCCGACGCCGGGCGACTGGCTGTACTTCGTCACGGTCAGGCCCGGCGACACGCGCTTCACGTCGAGCTTCGTGGAGCACCAGCGCAACGTCGCCGAGTTCGACCGCGGCCGCCAGGCCCCTCGGAAGAGCCCTCGGTCAAACCCCGCGCAGACCCCGAGGGCCACGTCGGCGGCGGCCGGATGA
- a CDS encoding DUF4177 domain-containing protein — translation MSNPHALEYKVVTFRESLIGDALDSDKLEKVLNKHAEDGWALKAITSADVKGRIGPGAVEGLLLTLERPRR, via the coding sequence ATGAGCAACCCGCACGCACTCGAGTACAAGGTCGTCACCTTCCGGGAGTCGCTGATCGGCGACGCACTGGACAGCGACAAGCTGGAGAAGGTCCTCAACAAGCACGCCGAGGACGGCTGGGCCCTGAAGGCGATCACCTCCGCCGACGTCAAGGGCCGCATCGGTCCCGGCGCGGTCGAGGGCCTGCTCCTCACCCTGGAGCGTCCGCGCCGCTGA
- a CDS encoding helix-turn-helix domain-containing protein, protein MIWTAFSTEHLSGTERFNHWEAMISQAHFRTVMASDHLNDFLASSQALQLGDIQTFAQSYPPMHARRTPAMIRQGDPEVFQLWLTVRGKVGLSQSGRNVEVGEGDLVLYDSSRPCQAQTAALDRPDVSSLIVQIPRAGLPLHSNTLDRLTLTRIQGRTGIGALFRHYLTDLMNHAPQYEECDAPRLAGVTLDLLSAMLAQAARTEDLLPSETQQTVLRTRINAFIRQHLADPGLTPAAIAAAHQISVRYLHRLYQGQGATIADGIRRSRLENIHRDLADSRLDARSISAIAARWGFPEPTSFSRAFKTLYGITPRDHRRRTQHHGG, encoded by the coding sequence ATGATCTGGACGGCGTTTTCGACGGAACACCTGTCGGGAACTGAACGATTCAACCACTGGGAAGCAATGATCTCCCAGGCACACTTTCGCACCGTTATGGCCAGCGATCACCTGAATGACTTCCTTGCCAGCTCGCAGGCCTTGCAACTGGGCGACATCCAGACCTTCGCGCAGAGCTATCCGCCCATGCATGCGCGCCGGACTCCGGCGATGATCCGGCAAGGTGATCCGGAGGTGTTCCAGCTGTGGCTCACCGTCCGCGGGAAGGTCGGGCTCAGCCAGTCGGGCCGGAACGTCGAAGTGGGCGAGGGCGATCTGGTGCTCTACGACTCCTCCCGTCCCTGCCAGGCCCAAACCGCCGCCCTTGACCGCCCCGACGTCTCCTCACTGATCGTGCAGATACCCCGGGCCGGACTGCCCCTGCACTCCAACACCCTCGACCGGCTCACCCTGACCCGCATTCAGGGACGGACAGGTATCGGCGCACTGTTCCGCCACTACCTCACCGACCTGATGAACCACGCACCCCAGTACGAGGAATGCGACGCGCCCCGCCTGGCAGGCGTCACCCTGGACCTGCTCAGCGCCATGCTCGCCCAGGCCGCCCGGACCGAGGACCTCCTACCGTCCGAAACGCAGCAGACCGTCCTGCGCACCCGGATCAACGCGTTCATCCGGCAACACCTCGCGGACCCCGGCCTCACGCCGGCTGCCATCGCCGCCGCCCACCAGATCTCCGTCCGCTACCTCCACCGGCTCTACCAGGGCCAAGGGGCGACGATCGCCGACGGCATACGCCGCAGCAGACTGGAAAACATCCACCGCGACCTGGCCGACTCCCGCCTCGACGCCCGGTCCATCAGCGCGATCGCCGCACGCTGGGGCTTCCCCGAGCCCACATCTTTCAGCCGCGCCTTCAAAACGCTGTACGGCATCACCCCACGCGACCACCGCCGCCGAACCCAGCACCACGGGGGGTAG
- a CDS encoding NAD(P)-binding domain-containing protein, whose translation MNNVREVEVVVIGAGQAGLAGAYHLRRSGFEPERDFVVLDHAPGPGGAWQFRWPSLTYGKVHGMHALPGMELTGADPSRPSSEVVAGYFDAYERAFDLRVRRPVDVKAVREGADGRLLVETSDGTWSTRALINATGTWDRPFWPRYPGQETFRGRQLHTARYPGPEAFAGQRVVVVGGGASGTQHLLELAPYAAATTWVTRRPPVFREGPFDEGAGRAAVALVEERVRQGLPPKSVVSVTGLPLNDATRQGLADGVLDRLPMFDRITPDGVAWEDGRQVAADVILWATGFRAAVDHLAPLRLREPGGGIRVEGTRAVADPRVHLVGYGPSASTIGANRAGRAAVRDIRRLLTREPAAA comes from the coding sequence GTGAACAATGTGCGTGAGGTCGAGGTGGTCGTCATCGGGGCGGGTCAGGCCGGTCTGGCCGGGGCCTACCACCTGCGGCGCAGCGGTTTCGAGCCGGAGCGCGACTTCGTGGTGCTCGACCACGCCCCCGGGCCGGGCGGCGCCTGGCAGTTCCGGTGGCCTTCGCTGACCTACGGCAAGGTGCACGGGATGCACGCACTGCCCGGCATGGAGCTGACCGGCGCCGATCCGTCCCGGCCGTCCTCCGAGGTGGTCGCCGGGTACTTCGACGCCTACGAGCGCGCCTTCGACCTGCGCGTGCGGCGGCCCGTCGACGTGAAGGCCGTGCGGGAGGGCGCCGACGGGCGGCTGCTGGTCGAGACCTCCGACGGCACGTGGTCCACGCGGGCGCTGATCAACGCGACCGGCACCTGGGACCGGCCGTTCTGGCCGCGCTATCCGGGGCAGGAGACCTTCCGCGGACGGCAGCTGCACACCGCTCGCTATCCGGGGCCCGAGGCGTTCGCCGGACAGCGGGTGGTCGTGGTGGGCGGCGGCGCGTCCGGTACGCAGCACCTCCTGGAGCTCGCGCCGTACGCGGCCGCCACCACGTGGGTGACACGGCGGCCTCCGGTCTTTCGCGAGGGACCCTTCGACGAGGGCGCGGGCCGCGCCGCCGTCGCCCTCGTGGAGGAGCGGGTGCGGCAGGGACTGCCGCCGAAGAGCGTGGTCTCGGTGACCGGGCTGCCGCTGAACGACGCGACCCGGCAGGGGCTGGCCGACGGCGTGCTGGACCGGCTGCCCATGTTCGACCGGATCACCCCGGACGGCGTTGCCTGGGAAGACGGCCGGCAGGTCGCCGCCGACGTGATCCTCTGGGCGACCGGCTTCCGTGCGGCCGTCGACCATCTCGCGCCCTTGCGGCTGCGGGAGCCGGGAGGCGGGATCCGCGTCGAGGGCACGCGCGCGGTCGCTGATCCACGCGTCCACCTCGTCGGCTACGGACCGTCGGCCAGCACCATCGGCGCCAACCGGGCCGGGCGCGCCGCCGTACGGGACATCCGGCGGCTGCTGACACGGGAACCGGCCGCCGCCTGA
- a CDS encoding MBL fold metallo-hydrolase produces the protein MIGRRSLISRGGAAAGALALGAGAATGLLSAAPAVAAPAASGTTDFLPLPDHVKPLPNTGDGYRLERVGRNGYVLISGIAQCVFVVTREGVVLVDAPPSARAAIKAAIPSVTHKPVTHVIYTHDHADHIGAVGDHPKATVIAHKDTATLLSLSNDPARPLPQWVIRKDHAVIHIGGEEIHLIYPGPNHEAGNIIVHFPGLRLTVMTDVAMPGWAPYRAWGNADSIPGLLKAHDAILDLDFDTFCGGHVYRTGTRAEVAQSREFFLDMWTTTLRTSNRIAYADAMQSVAEQENSWAIQKVWFDRIAQSATSELIDRWGTKIAAVDTFTADSVGALLVSSFTDAPVNFP, from the coding sequence ATGATTGGTCGTCGTTCCTTGATCAGCCGTGGTGGTGCCGCCGCGGGCGCACTCGCCCTGGGAGCTGGAGCCGCGACGGGGCTGCTCAGCGCGGCCCCCGCGGTCGCCGCCCCGGCCGCATCCGGCACCACGGATTTTCTGCCCCTACCGGACCACGTGAAGCCGCTGCCCAATACCGGAGACGGCTACCGGTTGGAGCGCGTCGGTCGTAACGGCTACGTGCTCATATCGGGAATCGCGCAGTGCGTCTTCGTCGTCACCCGTGAGGGCGTGGTCCTGGTCGACGCGCCTCCCAGTGCGCGGGCAGCGATAAAGGCCGCCATCCCGTCGGTGACACACAAGCCGGTCACCCATGTCATCTACACCCACGACCACGCGGACCACATCGGCGCCGTCGGCGACCACCCCAAGGCGACGGTGATCGCGCACAAGGACACCGCCACCCTCCTCTCCCTCTCCAACGACCCCGCCCGGCCCCTGCCTCAGTGGGTCATCCGCAAGGACCACGCGGTGATCCACATCGGCGGAGAGGAGATCCACCTCATCTACCCCGGCCCCAACCACGAGGCGGGCAACATCATCGTCCACTTTCCCGGGCTGCGGCTGACCGTCATGACCGACGTGGCCATGCCCGGCTGGGCGCCCTACCGTGCCTGGGGCAACGCCGACAGCATCCCCGGCCTGCTCAAGGCCCACGACGCCATCCTGGACCTCGACTTCGACACCTTCTGCGGCGGTCACGTGTACCGCACGGGCACCCGCGCCGAGGTCGCACAGTCCCGCGAGTTCTTCCTCGACATGTGGACGACGACCCTACGGACCAGCAACAGGATCGCGTACGCCGACGCGATGCAGTCCGTGGCCGAGCAGGAGAACAGCTGGGCTATCCAGAAGGTCTGGTTCGACCGGATCGCACAGTCGGCGACCTCCGAGTTGATCGACCGCTGGGGCACCAAGATCGCCGCGGTGGACACCTTCACAGCGGACTCTGTCGGCGCCTTGCTGGTCTCCAGCTTTACGGACGCGCCGGTCAACTTCCCCTGA
- a CDS encoding secondary thiamine-phosphate synthase enzyme YjbQ, producing MSDAFTTRVLHVSSGSRERVVDLTGDCEAFLREAADGRDGLLNVFVPHATAGVAIMETGAGSDDDLLTALHTLLPADDRWQHRHGSPGHGRDHVLPALVPPHATLPVVDGRLELGTWQSVCLVDTNRDNPHRQVRLSFLG from the coding sequence ATGTCAGACGCGTTCACCACCCGAGTCCTCCATGTGTCCTCCGGCTCCCGGGAGAGGGTCGTCGACCTCACCGGTGACTGCGAGGCGTTCCTGAGGGAGGCGGCCGACGGCCGCGACGGCCTCCTGAACGTCTTCGTGCCGCACGCCACGGCCGGCGTCGCGATCATGGAGACGGGTGCCGGCAGCGACGACGACCTGCTGACCGCCCTGCACACGCTCCTGCCGGCCGACGACCGCTGGCAGCACCGGCACGGAAGCCCCGGCCACGGACGCGACCACGTGCTGCCGGCCCTGGTCCCGCCTCATGCAACTCTGCCGGTCGTGGACGGGAGGCTGGAACTCGGAACCTGGCAGTCCGTGTGTCTGGTGGACACGAACCGGGATAATCCCCACCGTCAGGTCCGCTTGTCGTTTCTCGGGTAG